A region from the Vanessa tameamea isolate UH-Manoa-2023 chromosome 3, ilVanTame1 primary haplotype, whole genome shotgun sequence genome encodes:
- the LOC113397257 gene encoding CCR4-NOT transcription complex subunit 7-like, which yields MPAASFGSLSTLPGNSDCGIKDVWNHNLHEEFQIIRQVVQKYHWVAMDTEFPGVVARPIGEFRSTADYQYQLLRCNVDLLRIIQLGLTFMDENGKTPPGYTTWQFNFKFNLQEDMYAQDSIDLLQNSGLQFRKHEEDGIEPLEFAELLMSSGLVLMDNIKWLSFHSGYDFGYLLKLLTDQNLPQDENDFFESLRLYFPTVYDVKYLMKLCKNLKGGLQEVADQLELRRVGPQHQAGSDSHLTGMAFFKIKEIFFDDNIESSSGHLYGLGAPFSVNANNFQDNGENGNSS from the exons atGCCTGCAGCGAGTTTTGGTTCTCTTTCTACACTTCCAGGTAATAGTGATTGTGGCATCAAAGATGTTTGGAATCACAATCTGCATGAAGAATTCCAAATAATCAGACAG GTTGTACAAAAATACCACTGGGTTGCAATGGATACTGAGTTTCCTGGTGTTGTAGCCAGGCCTATTGGAGAGTTCAGGTCAACAGCTGACTACCAGTACCAGCTGCTCAG ATGCAATGTAGATTTGTTAAGGATAATACAGCTTGGCCTCACATTCATGGATGAAAATGGGAAAACGCCACCAGGATACACTACATGGcagtttaatttcaaattcaatttaca agAGGATATGTATGCACAAGATTCAATTGATTTGCTTCAAAACTCTGGCTTACAATTTAGAAAACATGAAGAGGATGGCATTGAACCCTTGGAATTTGCTGAACTCCTAATGTCATCAG GTCTAGTTCTTATGGACAACATTAAATGGCTAAGTTTCCACTCAGGTTATGACTTTGGATATCTCCTTAAGTTATTGACGGATCAAAATTTGCCACAGGATGAAAATGACTTTTTCGAAAGCCTAAGGCTATATTTTCCAACAGTTTATGATGTAAAA TATTTAATGAAGCTTTGTAAGAATCTAAAAGGTGGACTTCAAGAAGTAGCTGACCAACTAGAACTACGACGAGTTGGACCGCAACATCAAGCTGGATCTGATTCACATCTCACTGGGATGGCTTTCTTCAAAATAAAAGAG atattttttgATGACAATATTGAGAGTTCAAGTGGCCATCTATATGGGTTGGGGGCACCGTTTTCAGTAAATGCAAATAACTTTCAAGACAACGGAGAAAACGGAAACTCTTCCTGA